Proteins encoded by one window of Haematobia irritans isolate KBUSLIRL chromosome 2, ASM5000362v1, whole genome shotgun sequence:
- the LOC142225144 gene encoding uncharacterized protein LOC142225144, with amino-acid sequence MSVSPFDRFIRVSDALIKFHAHFNAMKDEELDVYSLEIRSEELGKLWTKVQDCFEECVAGLQGAGTTQTSDIESVDGKYDASHQAYMNCLSAINRKLGQFRRSRRSSITSSASSVVAASRRSIGSHKSTQGSEAILANNATTSIPADRDGQSLPNGKAGFRGEVAVSGPPLCDMVHNLALPPCDTDVFEGNFLDWPTFRDLFQAVYVNNSRLTDVERLCHLVRKTSGEAREIVSKFPLTHRSFALAWKALVDAYDNKRVLVHNQLKSLFAISAVSVETSAGLKSIQRGINGCLSALNTYEVSTDNWDQILVFICLQRLPRLTQTLWEQSVRDKSALSSWADLDAFLSERVRTLMCLHDLREDTSSKRSQEKKVKAHFTNASSSKSSRASSESKCVICPKHNHRLSACVKFGKLSVSERYIVVKRNRLCLNCLMKGHEMKDCPRQYSCAKCNSRHHSLLHRDSTPSNSATSATGSTNTLSSSAASFQPRTMPSVDQPQPSTSSACLPRQAFHTTQNRAVLLGTAMINIMHDGVSYPARALIDPASESSFLTERFRNRVKLPVHAANVTISGVNSAISAKSSKMCNLKIGSPLNASVLLETMAIVLQSISGNLPSFTVSQEVLSQIPDIRLADPNLFVSRPVDILLGADLYPRILLEGCRQIAAQSLIAQNSVFGWLVTGPISTSQIQTFTTTIAVDEEENLDRTLLRFWELEETPRKGVLSPSDKFCEENYVRTTRRDSEGRYIVTLPLKEELGPRGYLGESRTTALRQFYRNESSLSKRPDVKSVYDSVVKEYLHLDHMRPVSAISASDTLSCYLPHHPVINLEKKTSKLRVVFNASNKTSNGNSLNDILHVGPTLQQDLVLLIVRWRLFKYVFNCDITQMYRQIRVDSSHAPLQRIVFRDSPTRTVQDYELQTVTFGVNCAPYLAIRTLLQLAEDTEEEFPLAADILRKCMYVDDVLTGTHDLETAIMARDQLIAALATAKFELRKWTSNYREILDSLPPEYLVDAQLLAFVEASNSKPLGVRWNAQLDAFYFAVEPIAKRCGYTKREVLSAIAKLFDPVGWLGPVIIVAKIIMQKVWLDRVGWDEILPSATASEWEKFVDSYPDVNSINIPRWIRYTPCTSAELHVFSDASVKAYAGVVYIRVLAPNGEIVVNLLSCKTKVAPLKSVSLPRLELCGAVLASELARTVIREIGIDFGRIYCWTDSTIVLAWLKKTPSAWTTFVANRVCRIQENVGGTNWYHVRSEDNPADLGSRDLISHFIKGLAKQQKFFPKEIPIYEENVN; translated from the exons ATGTCTGTATCTCCCTTTGATCGCTTTATTCGCGTTTCGGACGCTCTTATTAAATTCCACGCCCATTTTAATGCCATGAAAGATGAGGAGTTAGACGTCTATAGCCTCGAGATTCGAAGTGAGGAATTGGGGAAGTTGTGGACAAAGGTTCAGGATTGCTTTGAGGAATGCGTGGCTGGTTTACAGGGTGCCGGAACAACGCAAACGAGCGATATTGAATCGGTGGACGGGAAATATGACGCGTCCCATCAGGCTTATATGAATTGTTTGTCCGCGATAAATCGAAAATTGGGCCAGTTTCGTCGGTCACGTAGATCATCGATCACTTCGTCTGCGTCTTCGGTCGTTGCAGCATCGAGACGGAGTATCGGGTCTCATAAATCGACTCAAGGATCCGAAGCGATTTTGGCTAATAACGCGACTACTTCGATACCGGCTGATCGGGATGGGCAGTCGCTGCCTAATGGCAAAGCCGGGTTTAGGGGTGAAGTGGCCGTTAGTGGCCCTCCACTTTGTGATATGGTTCACAATTTGGCGTTGCCACCGTGCGATACGGATGTATTTGAGGGCAATTTTCTAGACTGGCCTACATTCCGGGATTTGTTTCAAGCAGTTTATGTTAACAATTCAAGATTAACGGACGTCGAGCGTTTGTGTCATCTTGTGCGGAAGACCAGTGGCGAAGCTAGGGAAATTGTCTCGAAGTTTCCGCTGACACATCGAAGTTTTGCCCTCGCGTGGAAGGCCCTCGTTGATGCATACGACAATAAGCGGGTTCTAGTTCACAATCAACTTAAGTCTCTCTTTGCAATTTCGGCAGTATCGGTAGAGACAAGTGCGggtttgaaatcgattcaacgTGGAATCAATGGCTGTCTTTCGGCATTGAATACGTACGAAGTTTCGACCGATAATTGGGACCAGATACTCGTTTTTATTTGCCTTCAACGTTTGCCGCGGCTCACACAGACTCTTTGGGAGCAGAGTGTTAGGGACAAATCAGCCCTTTCGTCGTGGGCGGATTTAGACGCTTTTTTGTCCGAAAGGGTTCGTACGTTGATGTGTTTGCATGATTTGCGGGAAGACACGTCTTCGAAGCGTTCTCAGGAAAAGAAGGTAAAAGCGCATTTTACCAATGCGTCTTCTTCTAAATCGTCGCGTGCTTCGTCGGAATCTAAGTGCGTTATTTGTCCTAAACATAATCATAGACTTTCGGCTTGCGTTAAATTTGGTAAACTCTCGGTATCGGAACGTTACATAGTGGTAAAACGTAACCGGTTGTGCTTGAATTGCTTAATGAAAGGTCATGAGATGAAGGATTGTCCAAGACAATATTCGTGTGCAAAATGTAATTCGAGACATCATTCGCTATTGCATCGCGATTCTACGCCGTCTAATAGCGCGACTTCGGCGACGGGTTCGACCAACACCTTGTCGAGTTCAGCGGCTAGTTTTCAACCGAGAACTATGCCTTCGGTTGATCAGCCGCAACCTTCTACCTCGTCGGCGTGCCTACCTCGCCAGGCATTTCATACGACGCAAAATAGGGCCGTGCTTTTGGGAACTGCGATGATTAATATCATGCACGATGGGGTTTCATATCCGGCACGCGCTTTGATTGACCCCGCTTCAGAATCTTCGTTTCTGACGGAACGCTTTCGAAATCGGGTGAAACTACCGGTTCACGCGGCTAATGTTACAATTTCGGGGGTAAATAGCGCAATTTCGGCCAAATCGAGTAAAATGTGTAATTTGAAAATCGGATCTCCACTCAACGCGTCGGTTTTGTTGGAAACTATGGCTATAGTGCTCCAATCTATATCCGGGAATTTACCTTCCTTTACGGTGTCGCAGGAAGTTTTGTCTCAGATTCCGGATATTCGCTTAGCTGATCCGAATCTTTTCGTGTCGAGACCGGTCGATATTCTACTAGGCGCTGACTTGTACCCGAGAATACTATTAGAAGGTTGCCGGCAGATTGCGGCTCAATCATTGATAGCACAGAACAGTGTTTTCGGCTGGCTAGTAACGGGTCCGATTTCTACATCGCAAATTCAAACATTTACTACGACTATAGCGGTTGATGAAGAGGAAAATTTAGATAGAACGCTTTTACGGTTTTGGGAGTTGGAGGAAACACCACGTAAAGGGGTTTTGTCCCCCTCCGATAAGTTCTGTGAGGAAAATTACGTTCGGACAACGCGCAGAGATTCGGAAGGTAGATATATAGTTACACTTCCGCTAAAGGAAGAGCTCGGTCCTCGTGGATATTTGGGTGAGTCCCGAACAACTGCTTTGAGGCAATTTTATCGTAATGAATCGTCATTATCGAAAAGGCCGGACGTGAAATCAGTTTATGATAGTGTTGTTAaagaatatttgcatttggatcacATGAGGCCAGTATCCGCCATTTCTGCAAGTGATACACTTTCGTGTTATCTTCCACATCATCCTGTCATTAACCTCGAGAAGAAGACTTCCAAACTTCGCGTCGTATTTAATGCGTCTAATAAAACGTCCAACGGGAATAGTCTTAACGATATCCTTCACGTAGGTCCCACTTTGCAGCAGGACTTAGTCCTTCTTATTGTGCGATGGCGACTATTTAAATACGTGTTCAACTGCGATATTACACAGATGTATAGGCAGATTCGAGTGGACTCTTCTCATGCTCCGTTGCAGAGAATTGTTTTTAGGGATTCTCCGACAAGGACAGTCCAGGACTATGAACTACAAACGGTGACCTTCGGTGTAAACTGTGCACCATATCTCGCGATACGGACACTGTTACAGTTAGCTGAAGACACTGAGGAGGAGTTTCCACTCGCGGCCGATATATTACGTAAATGTATGTACGTTGATGACGTTTTGACCGGAACTCATGACCTTGAAACTGCGATAATGGCTCGGGATCAATTAATCGCGGCGCTTGCGACGGCTAAATTTGAACTGCGGAAATGGACATCgaattatagagaaattttagatTCACTACCGCCGGAATATTTGGTTGATGCTCAATTGCTGGCATTTGTCGAGGCTAGCAATTCGAAACCATTGGGTGTGAGATGGAATGCTCAATTGGATGCATTCTACTTCGCGGTCGAGCCTATAGCAAAAAGGTGTGGATACACTAAACGGGAAGTGTTGTCGGCTATCGCGAAATTATTCGACCCTGTCGGTTGGTTAGGTCCAGTGATAATTGTGGCAAAGATTATCATGCAGAAGGTTTGGCTTGATCGCGTCGGCTGGGATGAAATACTGCCTTCGGCAACGGCATCCGAGTGGGAAAAATTTGTAGATAGTTATCCGGatgtcaattcgataaatattcctcGGTGGATTCGTTACACACCGTGCACTTCGGCCGAGCTTCACGTATTTTCAGATGCCTCGGTTAAGGCATACGCGGGGGTAGTATATATTCGAGTTTTGGCCCCAAATGGCGAGATTGTCGTTAATTTGCTATCGTGCAAGACGAAAGTTGctccgttgaaatcggtttcttTGCCTCGTTTGGAGCTTTGCGGCGCTGTTTTAGCGTCCGAACTCGCAAGAACGGTCATTCGAGAAATCGGTATTGATTTTGGTCGAATTTATTGTTGGACGGATTCGACTATTGTACTAGCCTGGTTAAAGAAAACGCCTTCGGCTTGGACAACATTTGTCGCGAATAGGGTATGTCGCATTCAGGAGAACGTCGGTGGTACGAATTGGTATCATGTGAGGTCGGAGGATAATCCTGCTGATCTTGGCAGCCGCG ATCTGATTTCACATTTCATTAAAGGATTAGCAAAGCAACAAAAGttttttcccaaagaaattCCCATTTATGAAGAAAACGTTAATTAA